Proteins encoded in a region of the Candidatus Bathyarchaeota archaeon genome:
- the dinB gene encoding DNA polymerase IV, whose product MQARVVFLADFDYFFAQCEELRHPEIKDKPIVVGVYSGRTEESGAVSTSNYIARGYGVKSGLPLFMAKRKLEGTDAVFYHVDHEYYEQISSRIMEIFRGYASSLEQVSVDEAYLDVTEQVGGSYERAAEYAYKIKADVKTQVGISFTIGVGPNKLVAKIACDSQKPDGLTIVRPQEAEAFLAPLPVDRLLGVGKKTTVRMEQMGIRTIGELARFDCQRLVEVFGKALGIYFHNAANAVDNEPVREQGEAESISKIGTLKQDTHDLEFIMQKCTELTDIVYGEVNEKGYSYRTVSIYVVNVDLSSKTRSVTLEQPAKDKETISRNVRALFEKFLAESPLEIRRVGVKVSGFSREENKQKSLMSFFGSS is encoded by the coding sequence ATGCAAGCTCGGGTAGTTTTCCTTGCGGACTTCGATTACTTCTTTGCGCAATGCGAGGAACTGCGGCACCCCGAAATCAAGGATAAACCCATCGTGGTCGGCGTCTACTCGGGACGCACCGAAGAAAGCGGCGCAGTGAGCACAAGCAACTACATCGCCCGCGGCTACGGAGTCAAATCGGGGCTACCCCTGTTTATGGCAAAACGCAAACTCGAAGGCACCGACGCCGTCTTCTACCACGTAGACCACGAGTACTACGAGCAAATCAGCAGCCGCATCATGGAGATATTCCGCGGCTACGCCAGCAGCCTCGAGCAGGTCAGCGTAGACGAGGCATACCTCGACGTCACCGAGCAGGTCGGAGGCAGCTACGAGAGGGCAGCGGAATACGCATATAAAATCAAAGCTGACGTGAAGACGCAGGTGGGCATATCCTTCACAATCGGCGTGGGACCCAACAAGCTGGTGGCTAAAATAGCCTGTGACAGCCAAAAACCCGACGGCCTCACCATCGTGCGCCCCCAGGAGGCAGAAGCGTTTTTGGCGCCGCTTCCCGTGGACCGCCTTTTGGGCGTGGGCAAGAAAACCACGGTGCGCATGGAGCAGATGGGCATCAGAACCATCGGTGAGCTTGCCCGTTTTGATTGCCAGCGCCTCGTCGAGGTCTTCGGCAAAGCCTTAGGCATCTACTTCCACAACGCTGCCAACGCAGTCGACAACGAACCCGTCCGCGAGCAGGGCGAGGCTGAATCCATCAGCAAAATCGGCACCCTAAAGCAGGACACCCATGACTTAGAGTTCATCATGCAGAAGTGCACTGAGCTAACAGACATCGTCTACGGCGAAGTCAACGAGAAGGGCTACAGTTACCGCACCGTCTCCATCTATGTGGTGAATGTGGATTTGTCAAGCAAAACCCGCAGCGTCACCCTTGAGCAGCCCGCCAAAGACAAAGAAACCATCAGCCGCAACGTACGGGCGCTGTTTGAGAAGTTTCTGGCTGAGTCGCCGCTGGAAATCCGCCGCGTCGGTGTCAAAGTCTCAGGCTTTAGCAGAGAGGAAAATAAGCAGAAATCGCTGATGAGTTTCTTTGGCTCATCTTAA
- a CDS encoding radical SAM protein encodes MTNPVVADANLAWQTRPVEANAFCFQPIHITSGTTVPLISSFDPWHSGLCTCPAKLTFNPYTGCNHGCLYCYATSYIPNFGDCHPKKDLLPQLRREASKLNGEIISLCNSSDPYPRLEATEGLTRRCLEVLVDCDCRIQIITKSNLVTRDDDLLAKAAATVALTITTEDAEVARKIEANAPTPSERIRAAQDLVKAGVPVSVRIDPLIPHLNSQPQKLIKTLAAIGVKHVTASTYKAKPDSWKRLSAAYPALMETLKPQYFQLGERVGGSVLLPKDYRFKLLNEVRDMVVAEGMAFGVCREGLAQLNTAACDGSWMLPKTREDHQCKLG; translated from the coding sequence TTGACTAATCCTGTGGTGGCTGATGCAAACTTGGCTTGGCAAACCCGCCCCGTTGAAGCGAATGCTTTTTGTTTCCAACCCATCCATATTACTTCAGGGACAACTGTGCCGCTGATTTCAAGCTTTGACCCCTGGCATTCCGGCCTCTGCACCTGCCCAGCCAAACTCACCTTTAACCCCTACACGGGCTGCAACCACGGCTGCCTCTACTGCTACGCCACAAGCTACATCCCCAACTTCGGTGACTGCCACCCCAAAAAAGACCTCCTGCCCCAGCTGCGGCGAGAAGCATCCAAGCTAAATGGCGAAATCATCTCGCTATGCAACAGCTCTGACCCTTACCCGCGTCTTGAGGCAACTGAGGGTTTGACGCGGCGATGTCTTGAGGTGCTGGTGGACTGCGACTGCAGAATCCAAATCATAACCAAAAGCAACCTTGTCACCCGCGACGACGATCTCCTCGCCAAGGCAGCCGCTACCGTGGCGCTGACCATAACCACAGAGGACGCGGAGGTTGCCAGAAAAATCGAGGCTAACGCGCCCACGCCGTCGGAGCGCATCCGAGCCGCACAGGACTTAGTAAAAGCTGGCGTCCCCGTCTCAGTCCGCATCGACCCCCTCATCCCCCACCTTAACAGTCAACCCCAAAAACTCATCAAAACCCTCGCCGCCATCGGCGTCAAACACGTAACCGCCTCAACGTATAAAGCCAAACCCGACAGCTGGAAACGGCTCTCGGCGGCGTACCCCGCCTTGATGGAAACGCTAAAACCCCAGTACTTCCAGTTGGGTGAGCGTGTCGGCGGCAGCGTGCTGTTGCCAAAAGATTACCGCTTCAAACTGCTTAATGAGGTGCGGGATATGGTGGTTGCGGAGGGCATGGCGTTTGGGGTCTGCCGCGAAGGACTAGCGCAACTGAATACGGCGGCGTGTGATGGCTCATGGATGCTGCCTAAAACTCGGGAGGACCACCAATGCAAGCTCGGGTAG
- a CDS encoding right-handed parallel beta-helix repeat-containing protein, translated as MKSKAVVALSLAVSALILAQSLLCAVANFTPLPELPAPIFIRADGTVEPASAPIQRDEDTYTLTGDVNNTIEIQCPNIVLDGGGFKVTRPDVNTVGLMMPVGWLPGVHVEGTSNVKITNVVFDGCVTGVSIENATDVTVSQNTMRNCNSGVVVLSSSQVDIVGNRIRIPNESFAVGINLLPLNPDSSNPNRIRIIGNQIVGSLTAAPVPPVPQPDQHGIWGTYSDSQITSNSLTRIDGIALYNMASNNLVADNNFSENNEAVLVNIDPAGFFGNTFCGNNFDRNLVNVNIPYIRNYGAESNRWDNGSVGNYWSDYTGGDGNLDGVGDTPYLLQTTYPDYEQQTNVTVLEGQDNYPAMAPFNLSGIPDQSAGPVGTTAEPFPLVLAAVVLAALILAGAGLAVYLRKRRKPASSASEVDFGLVQKPCVS; from the coding sequence ATGAAGTCAAAAGCGGTAGTTGCCTTATCACTTGCGGTGTCTGCTTTGATTTTAGCCCAAAGCCTCCTCTGTGCGGTGGCGAATTTTACTCCTCTGCCCGAGTTGCCCGCGCCCATCTTCATCCGAGCGGACGGCACCGTGGAGCCAGCGTCAGCGCCCATCCAGCGAGACGAAGACACCTACACGTTAACTGGCGACGTCAACAATACCATAGAGATTCAGTGCCCAAACATAGTGCTTGACGGCGGCGGCTTTAAAGTAACTCGACCCGACGTTAACACGGTGGGGCTTATGATGCCTGTGGGGTGGCTCCCCGGCGTCCACGTGGAGGGAACAAGCAACGTTAAGATTACAAATGTAGTTTTTGATGGCTGCGTGACCGGGGTAAGCATCGAGAACGCCACCGACGTCACAGTTAGCCAAAACACCATGAGGAACTGCAATAGCGGCGTGGTGGTGTTGTCCTCGTCGCAGGTTGATATAGTGGGCAACAGAATCCGCATACCCAACGAGTCTTTTGCCGTGGGAATCAACCTGCTGCCCCTAAACCCCGACTCATCCAACCCCAATCGCATAAGAATCATAGGCAACCAAATCGTCGGCTCCCTCACCGCGGCACCTGTACCGCCTGTTCCCCAACCTGACCAGCATGGCATCTGGGGCACCTACAGTGACTCGCAGATAACCTCAAACAGCCTAACACGCATCGACGGCATCGCACTCTACAACATGGCCTCAAACAACCTCGTCGCCGACAACAACTTTAGCGAAAACAACGAAGCCGTACTGGTGAACATAGATCCCGCGGGCTTTTTTGGCAACACATTCTGCGGCAACAACTTCGACCGCAACCTCGTCAACGTGAATATCCCCTACATCCGAAACTACGGCGCCGAAAGCAACCGCTGGGATAACGGTTCAGTAGGCAACTACTGGAGCGACTATACTGGCGGCGACGGCAACCTCGACGGCGTAGGCGACACCCCCTATCTGCTGCAAACCACCTACCCCGACTATGAGCAGCAGACAAACGTGACTGTGCTGGAGGGACAAGACAACTACCCCGCCATGGCGCCCTTTAACCTCTCAGGCATCCCTGATCAATCAGCGGGTCCAGTCGGCACAACAGCGGAGCCGTTTCCCCTGGTGCTTGCCGCAGTGGTCTTGGCTGCGTTGATTTTGGCGGGGGCAGGTTTGGCTGTTTACTTGAGAAAACGCCGCAAACCCGCATCTTCTGCTTCTGAAGTTGATTTTGGGTTAGTCCAGAAACCTTGTGTAAGTTAG